The Setaria italica strain Yugu1 chromosome IX, Setaria_italica_v2.0, whole genome shotgun sequence genome has a window encoding:
- the LOC101782961 gene encoding uncharacterized protein LOC101782961: protein MNGGGAGMGEDPMYPLPPPPMMEAPQPHGHVRATANHQQQRPAAANNWAGNDANTLLVVATLITTLTYQLGSSIPGGYWQDTQLPVDGKRPHTAGDPVMRDLHPQRYWVFMVASWMGFAGSMLMTLSLLVRMPVDSRHVRWSFAVAYASLVLTFRLSQPKTHISLDILIWVAVTAFLWLMISVRTEHRARIVRLFCCAGDN, encoded by the exons ATGaacggcggtggcgcggggatGGGCGAGGACCCCATGtacccgctgccgccgccgccgatgatgGAGGCGCCGCAGCCGCACGGGCACGTGCGCGCGACGGCgaaccaccagcagcagcgcccggcggcggccaacAACTGGGCGGGCAACGACGCCAACacgctgctggtggtggcgaCGCTCATCACCACGCTCACGTACCAGCTCGGGAGCAGCATCCCCGGCGGGTACTGGCAGGACACGCAGCTCCCGGTGGACGGCAAGCGGCCGCACACCGCCGGCGACCCCGTCATGCGCGACCTGCACCCCCAGAG GTACTGGGTGTTCATGGTGGCGAGCTGGATGGGGTTCGCGGGGTCGATGCTGATGACGCTGAGCCTGCTGGTGCGGATGCCCGTGGACTCGCGCCACGTCCGGTGGTCGTTCGCGGTGGCCTACGCCAGCCTCGTGCTCACCTTCCGGTTGTCGCAGCCCAAGACGCACATCTCGCTGGACATCCTCATCTGGGTGGCCGTCACCGCATTCCTCTGGCTCATGATCAGCGTCCGGACGGAGCACCGGGCGCGCATCGTCCGCCTCTTCTGTTGCGCCGGCGACAACTGA
- the LOC101782143 gene encoding uncharacterized protein LOC101782143, with protein sequence MEQQPRVHPNTAPFNLETGHAAAGGGVYPPLPTTHGQSANQQQLGGAGPNSWVGNDANTLLVVAALITTLTYQLGTSIPGGYWQQDTAGVVGRDGKPVMYRAGDPIMRDLHRARYWVFMGASWVGFASSMAMTLSLLVRMPVGSRHVRWSFAVAYSSLVLTFVVSQPKTHLSVDIIVWLAVLAFLWIVISLHPDRRARVIQDLCCSGRQA encoded by the coding sequence ATGGAGCAGCAGCCTCGCGTCCACCCAAACACGGCGCCTTTCAACCTGGAGacgggccacgccgccgccggcggcggtgtgTACCCGCCGCTGCCGACGACCCACGGCCAGTCCGCGAACCAGCAGCAGCTCGGCGGGGCCGGGCCCAACAGCTGGGTGGGCAACGACGCCAACacgctgctggtggtggcggcgctgaTCACGACGCTCACCTACCAGCTCGGCACCAGCATCCCCGGCGGGTACTGGCAGCAGGATACGGCCGGCGTCGTCGGCCGCGACGGCAAGCCGGTGATGTACCGCGCCGGTGACCCCATCATGCGCGACCTGCACCGGGCGAGGTACTGGGTGTTCATGGGGGCGAGCTGGGTGGGGTTCGCGAGCTCCATGGCGATGACGCTGAGCCTGCTGGTGCGGATGCCCGTGGGCTCGCGCCACGTCCGGTGGTCGTTCGCGGTGGCCTACTCCAGCCTCGTGCTCACCTTCGTGGTGTCCCAGCCTAAGACGCACCTGTCGGTGGACATCATAGTCTGGCTCGCCGTCCTCGCCTTCCTCTGGATCGTCATCAGCCTCCACCCcgaccgccgcgcgcgcgtcATCCAGGACCTCTGCTGCAGCGGACGCCAAGCCTGA
- the LOC101783369 gene encoding uncharacterized protein LOC101783369 translates to MDHYPPPPPLHTSAPPTPGNGNRETGHVAVHPPPPPPTALARGLPVSQQQLGGEHDLDPNALLVGATLITMLAYLLGTFIPGGYWQQDWSDDGKRVLYRAGDPIMRDLHRPRYCVFRIASWVGVASSMVMTLSLLVRMAPDSRHVRWSFAVSYSSLLLTFAVSQTKTHLSVDIIVWLAVLVVSWLITSTGRIRGANRARIMKLFCCSSGDS, encoded by the coding sequence ATGGATCactacccgccgccgccgcccctgcacaCAAGTGCTCCGCCCACACCGGGCAACGGCAACCGGGAGACGGGCCACGTTGCTgtgcacccgccgccgccgccgccgacggcgctggCGCGGGGCCTGCCCGTGAGCCAGCAGCAGCTCGGCGGGGAGCATGACCTTGACCCCAACGCGCTGCTGGTGGGGGCCACGCTGATCACGATGCTCGCCTACCTGCTCGGCACCTTCATCCCCGGCGGCTACTGGCAGCAGGACTGGAGCGACGACGGCAAGCGGGTGCTCTACCGCGCCGGCGACCCCATCATGCGCGACCTGCACCGGCCGAGGTACTGTGTGTTCCGGATCGCGAGCTGGGTCGGGGTCGCGAGCTCCATGGTGATGACGCTGAGCCTGCTCGTGCGGATGGCCCCGGACTCGCGCCACGTCCGGTGGTCGTTCGCGGTGTCCTACTCCAGCCTGCTGCTCACCTTCGCGGTGTCGCAGACCAAGACGCACCTGTCGGTGGACATCATCGTCTGgctcgccgtcctcgtcgtctCCTGGCTCATCACCAGCACCGGCCGCATCCGTGGGGCGAACCGCGCGCGCATCAT
- the LOC101766107 gene encoding uncharacterized protein LOC101766107 — MDHQYPFMYASAPPTPGNMETGLITAYPPAHGLPVRAPAQQPGGGAPADDRDRSGGWAGNDPNTLLVVATLITALAYVLGLSMPGGYWQGTQLRDDGRIVHLAGDPIMRDLHRPRYWVFRVASWVGVASSMVMTLSLLVRMAVDSRHVLWSFSVAFSSLVLTFIVSQSRTNLSLDILVWLAVLILTWLIIGLHPDSRARVIWAIFCGNRGN, encoded by the coding sequence ATGGACCATCAGTATCCGTTCATGTACGCcagcgcgccgccgacgccgggcAACATGGAGACGGGCCTCATCACGGCGTACCCGCCGGCGCATGGCCTGCCCGTGCGCGCGCCAGCACAGCAGCCCGGCGGGGGCGCGCCGGCGGACGACAGGGACAGGAGCGGCGGCTGGGCGGGCAACGACCCCAACACGCTGCTCGTGGTGGCCACGCTGATCACGGCGCTCGCCTACGTTCTCGGCCTCAGCATGCCCGGCGGCTACTGGCAGGGCACGCAGTTGAGGGACGACGGCAGGATTGTGCACCTCGCCGGCGACCCCATCATGCGCGACCTGCACCGGCCGAGGTACTGGGTGTTCAGGGTCGCGAGCTGGGTCGGGGTCGCGAGCTCCATGGTGATGACGCTGAGCCTGCTCGTGCGGATGGCCGTGGACTCGCGCCACGTGCTGTGGTCGTTCTCCGTGGCCTTCTCCAGCCTCGTGCTCACCTTCATCGTGTCGCAGTCCAGGACGAACCTGTCGCTGGACATCCTCGTCTGGCTCGCGGTGCTCATCTTGACCTGGCTCATCATCGGCCTCCACCCGGACAGCCGGGCGCGCGTCATCTGGGCGATCTTCTGCGGCAACCGCGGCAACTGA